The sequence CCGAAATATCCAATCTTTTTGTGGATCTGGTTTGATTACACCATAGGCAAGATACTTGCTGCTTTTTACAATGCTATAACCAGTCGCTACTAACCCTGGATCAAGTCCCAAAACTTTTGGGCTAAATTTGTCGCAATTAAACGCCACAATTATCTACTTGCCCAAAGAAAACCAAAGCATTGATTGGAGAATTTTAATCGTTTTTCATCAATTCGGCTGAAAGGCGCTCCATGATTTCATCCGAAATATCAAAGTTAGCGTAAACCTGTTGCACATCGTCGTGATTTTCTAAGGCTTCATACATTTTTAGCACCCTTTCAGCTGTTTTTTCATCTAAGGTTACCGTACTCTGAGGAATTCTCGTTAACTCACAGTGTGAGATGGTGATCTTTTCAGCTTCGAATTGTTTTTTGATTTTATAAAAACTTTCAACCGGTGTAATTACTTGATAAGAATTTTCATCCGTCTTTACATCTTCAGCACCACCCTCTAAAGCAATAGCGAATATTTTATCTTCGTCGGCGCCCTCTCGGGGGATAATAATAATTCCCTTCGGGCTAAATTGCCACGAGACGCAACCGGTACTGCCTAAATTGCCACCGTATTTTGAGAATATATGTCGAATTTCTGAGGTTGTGCGATTTTTATTA comes from candidate division WOR-3 bacterium and encodes:
- a CDS encoding YebC/PmpR family DNA-binding transcriptional regulator, encoding MSGHSKWATIKHKKAKADVERGKLFSKLIREITTAARLGGGDPEANPRLRSAIEAAKDANMPLENIERAIKKGTGELPGTSYEEVEYEGYGPGGVAIIVKVLTDNKNRTTSEIRHIFSKYGGNLGSTGCVSWQFSPKGIIIIPREGADEDKIFAIALEGGAEDVKTDENSYQVITPVESFYKIKKQFEAEKITISHCELTRIPQSTVTLDEKTAERVLKMYEALENHDDVQQVYANFDISDEIMERLSAELMKND